Sequence from the Cellulomonas fimi ATCC 484 genome:
GGGCGGGCCTGCGGCCGCTCCTGCAGCCCCACGTCAAGGAGGGCACGTCGTCCGCGAAGGTGTCCCGCGAGCACACCGTCGCGTCACCCACGCCAGGCCTCACCGTCATCGCGGGCGGCAAGCTCACGACGTACCGCGTGATGGCGAAGGACGCCGTCGACTTCGCGATCGGGTCGCGCGCCACGAGCCTCCCGTCCCTCACGCACGACCTGCCGCTCGTCGGCGCGGAGGGCCTGCGCGTGCTCCAGCGCCAGGCGAAGGCGATCGGCGCACGCTACGGCTGGGACCGCCCCCGCATGGACCACCTGCTGCACCGGTACGGCTCCCTGCTCGGCGAGCTCATCGACCTCGTCGACGCCGAGCCGTCGCTCGCCGAGCCGCTCGCGAACGCCCCCGCGTACATCGGTGCCGAGATCGTCTACGCCGTCAGCCACGAGGGCGCCCTGCACCTCGACGACGTCATGATGCACCGCACCCGCCTGAACTACGAGCAGGCGGACAAGGGAGTCGGCGCCCTGGAGGAGATCGCCGACCTGGTCGCGCCCGTCCTCGGCTGGGACGAGCGCACCCGCAGCAAGGAGATCGCCGCGTACACCGCGCGCGCGGAGGCGGAGGACGCCGCCGCGCAGGAGCACGACGACGCGACCGCCGAGCGCGTCCGGCTGCGCGCCGCGGACCTGGCGCCCATGCGTCGGCTCGACGACGTCGTGGACGCCGGGACCAAGCCCGGCTCGCCGCGCGGCCGCGGGTCGTCAGGTCCCGCGGGGACCTGAGCACCACCCCAGACCCCCCGCGGCCCTGCGCGGGGTGCACGTGACAACGACGTCTCGTCAACAGAAGGGATAGGCCGTGGGCACACTCATGTCCCAGGCGTTCGTCTCCGAGATCCTCGGCACCGCGATGCTCATCCTGCTGGGTGCCGGTGTGGTGGCGAACGTGATCCTGCCCGGCACCAAGGGCTTCGGCGGCGGCTGGCTCCTCATCAACTTCGGATGGGGTCTCGCCGTCTTCGCCGGTGTCTACACCGCCTTCAAGTCCGGGGCGCACCTCAACCCCGCCGTCACGCTCGGCCTGCTGACGGCCGACCAGCCGTTCTTCAGCAAGACCGGCCCGGACGACGTCGTCACCGTGACGCTCGAACCGACCGTCGGGAACGCGTTCTGGTACATCCTCGCGCAGCTCATCGGCGCGTTCCTCGGTGCCGCGATCGCCTGGCTCGCGTACAAGAAGCACTTCGACGCCGACGCCGACGCCGGCACCAAGCTCGCCGTGTTCTCCACGGGGCCGGCCATCCGGTCGTACGCGTGGAACCTCGTCACGGAGATCGTCGCGACGTTCGTCCTCGTCTTCGTCATCCTCGCGTTCGGGCCCACCCCCTCCGGCCTCGGCCCGCTCGCCGTCGCCTTCCTCGTCGTCGGCATCGGTGCCAGCCTCGGCGGTCCGACCGGGTACGCCATCAACCCCGCCCGCGACCTCGGACCGCGCATCGCGCACGCCGTCCTGCCCATCCCCGGGAAGGGCTCGAGCGACTGGGCGTACTCCTGGGTGCCCGTCGTCGGACCGATCATCGGCGGCGTGCTCGCGGGCCTCGCTGCGAACGCCTACCTCTTCTGACCGCGGCCACCACCGAAAGGCAG
This genomic interval carries:
- a CDS encoding MIP/aquaporin family protein, producing the protein MSQAFVSEILGTAMLILLGAGVVANVILPGTKGFGGGWLLINFGWGLAVFAGVYTAFKSGAHLNPAVTLGLLTADQPFFSKTGPDDVVTVTLEPTVGNAFWYILAQLIGAFLGAAIAWLAYKKHFDADADAGTKLAVFSTGPAIRSYAWNLVTEIVATFVLVFVILAFGPTPSGLGPLAVAFLVVGIGASLGGPTGYAINPARDLGPRIAHAVLPIPGKGSSDWAYSWVPVVGPIIGGVLAGLAANAYLF